A DNA window from Camelina sativa cultivar DH55 chromosome 13, Cs, whole genome shotgun sequence contains the following coding sequences:
- the LOC104736971 gene encoding probable choline kinase 3 isoform X2, which translates to MAIGIFGLIPSSSPDELRKILEKLSTKWGDVVEDFESLEVKPMKGAMTNEVFMVSWPRKETKFGSRKLLVRVYGEGVDVFFNRDDEIRTFEFVARQGHGPTLLGRFPGGRVEEFIHARTLSATDLRDPNISGLVASKLRGFHSIHIPGDRTVLIWDRMRTWVGQAKNLCSNEHSTEFGLDNIEDEINSLEQEVNNEQEIGFCHNDLQCGNIMIDEETNAITIIVSLLLISTTVLNLFSFFQNGGKKVKNPIFTVALSRGL; encoded by the exons ATGGCGATAGGAATCTTTGGATTGATCCCAAGCTCATCACCAGACGAGCTAAGGAAGATTCTTGAAAAGCTTTCCACAAAATGGGGAGATGTAGTTGAGGATTTCGAGAGTCTTGAAGTGAAGCCGATGAAAGGAGCGATGACTAACGAAGTTTTCATGGTGAGTTGGccgagaaaagaaacaaaatttggaagTAGGAAGCTCCTTGTTCGTGTCTATGGCGAAGgtgttgatgttttttttaacagagaCGATGAGATTCGAACCTTTGAGTTTGTAGCTCGTCAGGGCCATGGACCTACGCTTCTTGGACGCTTCCCCGGCGGTAGAGTCGAAGAGTTTATTCATGCCCGg ACACTATCAGCAACCGATCTACGTGATCCGAACATATCAGGTCTGGTTGCATCTAAGCTAAGAGGATTCCACAGCATACACATCCCTGGAGATAGAACTGTTCTCATCTGGGACAGGATGAG GACTTGGGTTGGACAAGCCAAGAATCTGTGTTCAAATGAACATTCAACAGAGTTTGGCCTAGATAACATTGAAGATGAAATCAACTCGCTGGAACAAGAAGTGAACAATGAACAAGAGATTGGGTTCTGTCACAATGATTTGCAGTGTGGTAACATCATGATTGATGAAGAAACCAATGCCATTACTATCATTGTAAGTCTCTTACTCATAAGCACAACTGTTCTtaaccttttttccttttttcagaATGGgggaaaaaaagttaaaaacccAATTTTTACTGTTGCACTAAGTCGAG GATTATGA
- the LOC104736970 gene encoding type I inositol polyphosphate 5-phosphatase 1-like has product MAPGRSQLQPTEKGWATTVCCSASSSCLQLYWARFLLRKWFNISATESDHSPDTDDTDDDEDDDDSVAHSDIEGTEDHVDNNDSEPRLRRRNSETFRGQYMDTKAIRICVGTWNVGGRVPPADLDIDGWVDTIEPADIYVLGLQEIVPLNAGNIFGIEDDRPASEWEDTIRDALNRIRPRKVKIVSYSDPPSPSKFKPFEEVTDVVEDMIFDTCNVIHSVNENFSFDDGIVDTNYDKRSCLPRQEYLQRQFSSPKTLDRLFSMQLENGSTRAKSLSRWFSYSERVGLSWPEPPLRLLNQHVRERRCSLKPFKNYSSFKATANKNGENKTPLLSDLDLKPLMNVRKPLYVRIVSKQMVGVFLTIWVRRSLRKHIRNLSVSTVGVGVMGYIGNKGSVSVSMSVYQTPFCFVCTHLASGEKDGDHRKRNADVSDIHRRTQFHPHSLSATRLPRSIRDHERIIWLGDLNYRINLSYEKTHELIARKDWKKLAEKDQRKREMRQGRVFEGWSEGTLDFPPTYKYEFDSENYGGNDPKSGKRTPAWCDRIIWYGKGMKLMSYRRSEIKLSDHRPVTATFVVEVEVFSPRKLQRTLTLTNAEIDSHEAFVHD; this is encoded by the exons ATGGCGCCTGGACGATCCCAATTGCAGCCAACAGAG AAGGGTTGGGCTACAACAGTATGTTGTTCTGCTTCTTCGTCTTGCTTACAGCTCTACTGGGCTCGTTTTCTCCTACGAAAATGGTTTAATATCTCAGCTACTGAATCAGATCATTCCCCTGATACTGAtgatactgatgatgatgaagatgatgatgatagtgttGCTCATTCTGACATTGAAG GAACTGAAGATCATGTTGATAATAATG ATTCTGAACCAAGGCTGAGAAGAAGGAATTCAGAAACGTTTAGGGGGCAGTATATGGACACTAAAGCTATCAg AATCTGTGTTGGAACTTGGAATGTTGGAGGAAGAGTTCCACCTGCTGACTTAGATATTGATGGTTGGGTTGACACTATTGAACCTGCAGACATTTATGTCCTCGG TCTTCAGGAGATTGTTCCACTAAACGCTGGAAACATTTTTGGTATTGAAGATGACCGGCCAGCTTCTGAATGGGAAGACACTATACGTGATGCTTTAAATAGGATTCGACCTAGAAAGGTTAAGATAGTAAGTTACAGTGATCCTCCTTCTCCGTCGAAGTTTAAACCATTTGAAGAAGTCACTGATGTAGTAGAAGATATGATTTTTGATACTTGCAATGTGATTCATTCGGTTAATGAGAACTTTAGCTTCGATGATGGTATTGTGGACACTAATTACGATAAGAGATCTTGCTTGCCAAGACAAGAGTATCTGCAAAGGCAATTCTCATCGCCAAAGACGTTGGACAGGTTGTTTTCGATGCAGCTTGAGAATGGTTCCACACGTGCAAAAAGTTTAAGCCGGTGGTTTAGTTACTCTGAAAGAGTTGGTTTGAGTTGGCCAGAACCTCCATTGAGATTGTTAAATCAACATGTTCGGGAAAGACGTTGTTCCTTAAAGCCTTTCAAAAATTATAGCTCTTTCAAAGCAACTGCCAACAAGAATGGAGAGAACAAGACGCCTCTACTTTCGGATTTAGATCTCAAGCCTCTCATGAATGTGAGAAAACCATTGTATGTACGGATTGTAAGTAAACAGATGGTTGGAGTTTTTCTTACCATATGGGTACGGAGGAGCTTACGTAAACACATACGAAACCTTAGTGTTTCTactgttggtgttggtgttatGGGCTACATTGGTAACAAG GGATCTGTGTCTGTGAGCATGTCAGTCTATCagacacctttttgttttgtatgcACACATTTAGCATCAGGGGAAAAAGATGGAGATCACAGAAAAAGAAACGCTGATGTAAGTGACATTCACCGAAGAACGCAGTTTCATCCTCATTCTCTTAGCGCGACGAGACTTCCAAGAAGTATCCGTGATCACGA AAGAATAATATGGCTGGGAGATCTGAACTATCGGATAAACTTATCGTATGAGAAGACACATGAACTTATTGCAAGGAAGGATTGGAAGAAGTTAGCTGAGAAGGACCAG CGTAAAAGAGAAATGAGACAAGGCCGTGTATTCGAGGGATGGTCAGAAGGAACACTAGATTTTCCACCTACTTACAAATACGAATTTGATTCAGAAAATTACGGAGGAAATGATCCTAAGTCAGGGAAACGGACACCAGCCTG GTGTGACCGCATTATATGGTATGGGAAAGGAATGAAGCTTATGAGTTACAGAAGAAGTGAAATTAAACTCTCCGATCACCGGCCGGTCACAGCTACATTTGTGGTAGAGGTTGAAGTTTTCTCTCCTCGGAAGCTTCAGCGTACGCTCACGCTTACCAATGCAGAAATTGATAGCCATGAAGCTTTTGTACATGATTAG
- the LOC104738322 gene encoding uncharacterized protein LOC104738322, with product MVLEELRVDASYSKCWRAKGKALEGIFGSDDESYEDLPCYVHVLKEANPGTVTDIKTEVMEDERERFLYKFLAFGASIEGFKKLRRVLVVGGTHLNGKYNGVLLTASGQDVNFQVFPLAFAVVDSENDDAWTWFFEKLERIIADSKSLTIISYRNSSIYTTKKRVFPMAHHGACIVHLARNFNAKFHNKVLAQLVTNAAFANKVTGYQDIYRQIKAKNANCVAYLDKIGAAHWSRAYFQGNRYNLMTSNIAESLNNVVGKARSCHIFELLKYIHAMLSRWFSARRKISGKQRGLTTPEVDKQMQKNVVGVKGSKVGTISSWSYEVVGLLNGRHHVLLDMKQCSCKLYDRLKIPCGHALLALIREASLLGLWWLTVTRQKHGDVLMKG from the coding sequence ATGGTATTAGAGGAATTGAGGGTAGATGCATCTTACAGCAAATGTTGGAGGGCGAAGGGGAAGGCTCTGGAGGGCATATTTGGATCGGATGATGAGTCTTACGAGGATCTTCCTTGTTATGTGCATGTTTTAAAAGAAGCTAATCCAGGAACTGTTACTGATATTAAAACTGAAGTCATGGAAGACGAGAGAGAAAGGTTTCTTTATAAGTTTCTGGCTTTCGGGGCATCCATAGAAGGTTTTAAGAAGCTTAGGCGTGTTCTTGTTGTGGGTGGGACCCATTTGAATGGGAAATATAATGGTGTCCTTTTGACAGCAAGTGGACAAGATGTTAATTTCCAGGTTTTTCCTCTAGCGTTTGCTGTGGTTGACAGTGAAAATGACGATGCTTGGACGTGGTTTTTTGAGAAGTTGGAACGAATAATTGCGGATAGTAAGAGTTTGACCATAATTTCATATAGAAACAGCTCAATATACACTACAAAGAAGAGGGTGTTCCCGATGGCACATCATGGAGCTTGCATAGTACATCTAGCCAGGAATTTTAATGCGAAGTTTCATAATAAAGTACTTGCGCAACTTGTGACGAATGCAGCGTTCGCCAATAAGGTAACTGGTTACCAAGATATCTATAGACAAATCAAAGCGAAAAATGCCAACTGTGTCGCCTATTTGGATAAAATTGGAGCAGCTCACTGGAGTCGAGCTTATTTTCAAGGTAACCGCTACAATCTGATGACATCCAACATTGCAGAGTCTCTGAACAATGTGGTAGGGAAAGCTAGATCATGTCATATTTTTGAATTACTGAAGTACATTCATGCGATGTTAAGTAGGTGGTTTAGTGCTAGGCGCAAAATATCAGGGAAGCAGAGAGGGTTGACTACGCCTGAGGTGGATAAACAGATGCAGAAAAATGTGGTTGGTGTTAAAGGCAGCAAAGTTGGAACTATCTCCAGTTGGAGTTATGAAGTAGTCGGTTTACTTAACGGGAGGCACCATGTACTGCTTGATATGAAGCAGTGTTCTTGTAAGCTGTACGATAGATTGAAAATCCCATGTGGTCATGCATTGCTAGCATTGATACGCGAGGCATCCCTTCTGGGACTTTGGTGGCTGACTGTTACAAGACAGAAACATGGAGATGTACTTATGAAGGGGTAA
- the LOC104736972 gene encoding dehydrogenase/reductase SDR family member 12-like, whose translation MFLLKTWRSTAFGVFGYMNFTKNGLLEHSKKFKPEDMQIQIEGKNCVVTGANSGIGFAAAEGLASRGATVYMVCRNKERGEEALSKIQNSTGNQNVYLEVCDLSSIKEIKSFASSFASKDVPVHVLVNNAGLLENKRTTTPEGFELSFAVNVLGTYTVTELMLPLLEKATPDAKVITVSSGGMYTSPLTTDLQFNGEKFDGVEQYARSKRIQVALTEKWADKYKNKGIGFYSMHPGWAETPGVAKSLPSFSESFAGKLRTSEQGADTIVWLALQPKEKLVSGAFYFDRAEAPKHLKLAGTSKSHDLIDSVIDTVHSMAALDS comes from the exons ATGTTTCTCTTAAAG ACATGGAGATCAACCGCTTTTGGGGTTTTTGGCTATATGAACTTCACCAAGAATGGTCTCTT agagcATTCGAAGAAGTTCAAACCTGAAGATATGCAGATACAAATTGAAGGAAAGAATTGTGTGGTTACTGGAGCTAACTCTGGTATTGGTTTTGCTGCTGCAGAGGGTCTTGCTTCACG tggagCAACTGTTTACATGGTGTGCCGGAACAAGGAAAGAGGAGAAGAGGCTCTTTCTAAGATTCAGAACTCAACAGGAAACCAAAATGTGTACCTTGAA GTGTGTGATTTGTCTTccattaaagaaataaagtCCTTTGCTTCGAGTTTCGCTTCCAAGGATGTTCCGGTTCATGTGCTG GTGAATAATGCTGGTTTGCTTGAGAACAAACGTACTACTACACCTGAAGG ATTCGAGTTAAGCTTCGCGGTGAATGTACTCGGGACATATACAGTGACAGAGTTGATGCTTCCACTGTTGGAGAAAGCAACACCAGACGCCAAAGTCATCACAGTTTCCTCTGGTGGAATGTACACTTCGCCACTTACAACAGATCTCCAG TTTAATGGTGAAAAGTTCGATGGAGTGGAACAATATGCACGGAGCAAAAGAATCCAG GTGGCTCTAACAGAAAAATGGGCTGATAAGTATAAGAACAAAGGCATAGGGTTCTACTCAATGCACCCTGGATGGGCTGAGACACCTGGTGTTGCCAAGAGTTTGCCAAGTTTCAGTGAATC GTTCGCAGGTAAGCTTAGGACAAGTGAACAAGGAGCAGACACAATTGTTTGGTTAGCACTGCAGCCAAAAGAAAAGCTGGTCTCTGGTGCATTCTATTTCGATAGAGCTGAAGCACCAAAACATCTAAAGCTTGCAGGTACAAGCAAGTCTCATGACCTTATAGACTCAGTCATTGATACCGTGCATTCCATGGCAGCTCTGGATTCTTAG
- the LOC104736971 gene encoding probable choline kinase 3 isoform X1 produces MAIGIFGLIPSSSPDELRKILEKLSTKWGDVVEDFESLEVKPMKGAMTNEVFMVSWPRKETKFGSRKLLVRVYGEGVDVFFNRDDEIRTFEFVARQGHGPTLLGRFPGGRVEEFIHARTLSATDLRDPNISGLVASKLRGFHSIHIPGDRTVLIWDRMRTWVGQAKNLCSNEHSTEFGLDNIEDEINSLEQEVNNEQEIGFCHNDLQCGNIMIDEETNAITIIDYEYASYNPIAYDIANHFCEMVANYHSDTPHILDYTLYPGEEERRRFICNYLTSSGEEPREEDIEQLLDETEKYTLASHLFWGLWGIISGYVNKIKFDYIEYSRQRFKQYWLRKPQLLSFYPSS; encoded by the exons ATGGCGATAGGAATCTTTGGATTGATCCCAAGCTCATCACCAGACGAGCTAAGGAAGATTCTTGAAAAGCTTTCCACAAAATGGGGAGATGTAGTTGAGGATTTCGAGAGTCTTGAAGTGAAGCCGATGAAAGGAGCGATGACTAACGAAGTTTTCATGGTGAGTTGGccgagaaaagaaacaaaatttggaagTAGGAAGCTCCTTGTTCGTGTCTATGGCGAAGgtgttgatgttttttttaacagagaCGATGAGATTCGAACCTTTGAGTTTGTAGCTCGTCAGGGCCATGGACCTACGCTTCTTGGACGCTTCCCCGGCGGTAGAGTCGAAGAGTTTATTCATGCCCGg ACACTATCAGCAACCGATCTACGTGATCCGAACATATCAGGTCTGGTTGCATCTAAGCTAAGAGGATTCCACAGCATACACATCCCTGGAGATAGAACTGTTCTCATCTGGGACAGGATGAG GACTTGGGTTGGACAAGCCAAGAATCTGTGTTCAAATGAACATTCAACAGAGTTTGGCCTAGATAACATTGAAGATGAAATCAACTCGCTGGAACAAGAAGTGAACAATGAACAAGAGATTGGGTTCTGTCACAATGATTTGCAGTGTGGTAACATCATGATTGATGAAGAAACCAATGCCATTACTATCATT GATTATGAGTATGCAAGTTATAACCCAATTGCTTACGACATAGCAAATCACTTCTGTGAGATGGTGGCAAATTACCATTCTGACACTCCTCATATCTTGGACTACACTCTATATCCAG gtgaagaagaaaggaggagaTTCATCTGCAACTACCTCACCTCTTCAGGTGAAGAGCCAAGAGAAGAAGACATAGAACAACTCTTGGATGAGACTGAGAAGTATACATTGGCAAGCCATCTCTTCTGGGGATTATGGGGAATCATATCT GGGTATGTGAACAAGATTAAGTTTGATTATATCGAGTATTCAAGGCAGAGATTCAAACAGTATTGGCTACGAAAGCCCCAGCTTTTATCTTTCTACCCATCCTCATAA